In Plasmodium gaboni strain SY75 chromosome 14, whole genome shotgun sequence, one genomic interval encodes:
- a CDS encoding putative GTPase Era: MLKGLYFREHLYAQYKKNNYFCVRYFSILQRYIKARPHSHELKIKETDINEEKIEEDNKKKRGESKYYAPNITRGIIPKSAYMNTWEIPEQPENAQFLKIALIGAPNAGKSSLLNSILNKTISAVSPKINTTKYDIKGIYTKDNVQLIFIDSPGIIPSHKKKKFCKELVTYAWKGYEEADLVLFIADAVKRPTHDILNIVRLLAPKNIEPYDSESDDESFQNNNINDNKQNIMNNESFNDPVDCNTQNIGHMNNTDNKAPDENNITEMKCDDMNREEKFIKYFSKEMEKDLQYYDKSIKDNLFKSRKVIKNSYSDNIKNNISVDHNNEQEKLNKKNDFLPPVILVLNKVDLCTHNKWANARAKEYMNNGIFDNIFFISAKYNKGIEELLNYIIKYKTKNQYWVYPKDAITTLSKVQIVEQLINTYIYCWFNKDVPYKIKHHMLSWCVNLDNSLIIEYQIIVKSEKVAKMICGVHNKLIINMRKNVSYKLTKLWNKNVYVHIHVKSIST, from the coding sequence ATGCTCAAAGGATTATATTTCAGAGAACATTTATATGCccaatataaaaagaataattatttttgtgTTAGATACTTTTCTATTTTAcaaagatatataaaagcAAGACCACATTCTCATGAATTGAAAATAAAGGAAACagatataaatgaagagaaaatagaagaagataataaaaagaaaagagGAGAGAGTAAATATTACGCACCTAATATTACTAGAGGAATAATACCAAAAAGTGCTTATATGAATACATGGGAAATACCTGAACAACCAGAAAATGCTCAGTTTCTTAAAATAGCTTTAATAGGTGCTCCGAATGCAGGAAAAAGTTCCTTATTAAATTCTATATTGAATAAAACCATTTCAGCTGTTTCACCAAAAATTAACACCACgaaatatgatataaaagGTATATATACTAAGGATAATGTTCAATTGATATTTATTGACTCTCCTGGTATTATTCCTTctcataaaaaaaaaaaattttgtaaaGAATTAGTCACATATGCATGGAAAGGATATGAAGAAGCAGATTTGGTTTTGTTCATAGCGGACGCGGTTAAAAGGCCAACACATGATATCTTAAATATTGTAAGATTGTTGGCCccaaaaaatatagaacCATATGATAGTGAAAGTGATGATGAATCatttcaaaataataatataaatgataataaacagaatattatgaataatgAATCATTTAATGATCCAGTAGATTGTAACACACAAAATATAGGTCATATGAACAATACAGATAATAAAGCTCcagatgaaaataatattactGAAATGAAATGTGATGATATGAATAGAGAAGAAAagtttataaaatattttagTAAAGAAATGGAAAAGGATTTAcaatattatgataaaagtataaaagataatttatttaaaagtcgaaaagtaataaaaaattcatattctgataatattaaaaataatataagtgttgatcataataatgaacaggaaaaattaaataaaaaaaatgattttttACCACCAGTAATTTTAGTTTTAAATAAAGTCGATTTATGTACTCATAATAAATGGGCAAATGCTAGAGCAAAagaatatatgaataatggaatatttgataatatattttttatatctgctaaatataataaaggaattgaagaattattaaattatatcataaagtataaaacaaaaaatcAATATTGGGTATATCCAAAAGATGCTATTACAACATTAAGTAAAGTACAAATTGTTGAACAATtaattaatacatatatatattgttgGTTTAATAAAGATGTCccatataaaattaaacaTCATATGTTATCATGGTGTGTAAATTTAGATAATTCATTAATTATTGAATATCAAATTATTGTTAAAAGTGAAAAGGTAGCTAAAATGATATGTGGAGttcataataaattaattataaatatgagAAAAAATGTATCATACAAATTAACTAAATTGTGGAACaaaaatgtatatgtaCACATTCACGTAAAGTCTATAAGTACATAa
- a CDS encoding putative ataxin-2 like protein (transcript variant 1; alternatively spliced) — protein sequence MNKMKKTENINSSGAHKNINEERLSYVMTCLLGNEVNVYMKDGKEIKGLFHAYNITGKNDKKEIDISLNHTRIIPKNENSNGPINKSMIITDNLYTTIIGENINMNLKDPDNSIYSKDIFKIDADISEHKKGKLNGHTNNRELKRWVGDNDIGDETKLKLDDKLNEPWDQFEHNRKLYGVTSTYKEEIYTTNLDINKIPHHVKIQADKIAKELEKRGMHLDPEDQEKNNNDIDEEDLFGAVRQNKDKFFKNNKFKKEDNKYKNYQGKYHHVNVKDLKEKLQLVKRENEKKYPSTTNKQKQINFTVSSSIEENICANKKNKVPSKKSVNKNSEFIGINALNLEPALPKLDEKTRTEWIMFKNQTKNKALHKKDKTTEKQEFITASKEFNEKLTYKMNLNKKDANIRTIKDHSGMNQPAVDCQKNISHIAEKTKNNNANDPDENKIQAKENVLNNNMNINNNNFNIMLNNSNIRPYDGYVMNMNNYINAKNNILGPNIDYYPNVPIFPESQNQMFPYADPNICKNGRMRPIYPHNHMESFKSCYRINPPFFPQNINIDMMLNKFQNSVNQTTKDPNFLKLSNELCQFNVRKEEANPVGLNSFMGNILRCSTTEDCALSPFKFDCYQNLSYKNILGELPVNSVSNNYETSNNISKNMPVQNISNTLVNLPYIPMIPPNITTVTTQNNNNSNNINNNNMNNNSNINNNNNIIINNNNNNNNNNNNNNNNNMNNSGYMENSLYYNPYMRNYFSHHNNNNSLHLSSNNPYFFNLPSTNMDTNFNTNKNMNIYPMRNPHVVQNNHMNFPHMHSYMHSNINYAINNNSINLMANPNIANTNMNVPGTFPPDFLLMNAHKYVNSQPVPMPFFPQVPYPNYYASSHGMSPT from the exons atgaataaaatgaagaaaacggaaaatataaattcatCAGGCGcacataaaaatattaacgAAGAGCGGCTATCTTATGTTATGACATGCTTACTAGGAAATGAAGTGAATGTTTATATGAAGGATGGTAAAGAGATTAAAGGTTTATTTCAtgcatataatataacagGAAAAAATGATAAGAAAGAGATAGATATATCATTAAATCATACTCGTATAATACCCAAAAATGAGAATTCAAATGGTCcaataaataaatcaatGATTATTACAGATAATTTATATACTACAATTATAGgtgaaaatattaatatgaatCTAAAAGACCCTGATAATTCTATTTATTCAAAggatatatttaaaatagATGCAGATATATCTGAAcataaaaaaggaaaattaAATGGACATACAAATAATCGTGAATTAAAAAGATGGGTAGGTGATAATGATATTGGTGATGaaacaaaattaaaattagatgataaattaaatgaGCCTTGGGATCAGTTTGAACATAatagaaaattatatggAGTTACAAGTACTtataaagaagaaatatatacaaccaatttagatataaataaaattcCACATCATGTAAAAATACAAGCAGATAAAATAGCTAAAGAATTAGAAAAAAGAGGTATGCATTTAGACCCAGAAGATCaagaaaagaataataatgacATAGATGAAGAAGATTTATTTGGAGCCGTTAGGCAGAATAAagataaattttttaaaaataataaattcaaaaaagaagataataaatataaaaattatcaGGGCAAATATCACCATGTTAATGTTAAAGATTTAAAGGAAAAATTGCAACTCGTCAAAAGGGAAaacgaaaaaaaatatccaa GTACGACAAATAAACAAAAGCAAATAAATTTTACAGTATCTTCATCCattgaagaaaatatttgcgcgaataaaaaaaataaggTCCCTTCAAAAAAATCAGTGAACAAAAATTCGGAATTTATc GGTATTAACGCGTTAAATTTGGAACCGGCCCTGCCAAAACTTGATGAAAAAACACGAACGGAATGGATAATGTTTAAAAATCAGACAAAAAATAAAGCATTACATAAAAAAGACAAAACAACAGAAAAACAAGAATTTATCACGGCATCGAAAGAATTCAATGAGAAATTAACgta TAAAATgaatttaaataaaaaagatgCGAATATAAGAACAATAAAAGACCATTCAGGAATGAATCAGCCAGCTGTTGATTgtcaaaaaaatatatccCATATAGCAg AGAAGACAAAAAATAACAACGCAAATGATCCAG atgaaaataaaattcaagcaaaagaaaatgtactaaataataatatgaatataaataataacaattttaatattatgttaaataatagtaatatacGTCCATATGATGGATATGTTATgaatatgaataattatattaacgcaaaaaataatatattagGCCCTAATATTG aCTATTATCCAAATGTACCCATATTTCCTGAATCACAAAATCAAATGTTCCCATACGCAGATCCGAACATTTGTAAAAATGGAAGAATGAGACCAATATAT CCACACAATCATATGGAAAGTTTTAAATCCTGTTATCGCATAAATCCTCCATTTTTTCCt caaaacataaatatagatatgATGTTAAATAAATTCCAGAATTCAGTGAACCAGACAACGAAAGATCcgaattttttaaaattgtCAAACGAGTTGTGCCAATTTAACGtg AGAAAAGAAGAGGCTAATCCCGTTGGTCTTAATTCCTTCATGGGTAATATACTTAGATGTTCAACGACAGAAGATTGTGCACTTAGTCCATTTAAATTTGATTGTTATCAAAATTTaagttataaaaatatattagGAGAATTACCAGTAAATAGTGtatcaaataattatgaaacatccaataatatttcaaaaaatatgcCAGTACAGAACATTTCCAACACATTAGTAAATTTACCTTATATTCCTATGATACCCCCTAATATTACAACTGTTACAacacaaaataataataatagtaataatattaataataataatatgaataataacagcaatattaataataacaacaatattattattaataataataataataataataacaacaataataataataataataataatatgaacaattCAGGATATATGGAAAATTCATTATACTATAATCCATATATGCGTAATTATTTCTCccatcataataataacaattCTCTTCATTTAAGTTCAAATAATCCAtacttttttaatttgCCCTCAACAAATATGGATACGAATTTTAACACAAATAAAAACATGAATATATATCCTATGAGAAATCCACATGTTGTACAAAATAATCATATGAATTTTCCTCATATGCATTCTTATATGCATTCGAATATTAATTATGcaattaataataattcgATTAACCTTATGGCTAACCCAAATATCGCAAATACAAATATGAATGTTCCTGGAACTTTTCCTCCTGATTTTCTTCTAATGAATGCACACAAATATGTAAATTCACAACCAGTCCCTATGCCTTTTTTCCCACAAGTACCATATCCTAATTATTATGCTTCTTCTCACGGTATGAGCCCCAcatga
- a CDS encoding putative ataxin-2 like protein (transcript variant 2; alternatively spliced), producing the protein MNKMKKTENINSSGAHKNINEERLSYVMTCLLGNEVNVYMKDGKEIKGLFHAYNITGKNDKKEIDISLNHTRIIPKNENSNGPINKSMIITDNLYTTIIGENINMNLKDPDNSIYSKDIFKIDADISEHKKGKLNGHTNNRELKRWVGDNDIGDETKLKLDDKLNEPWDQFEHNRKLYGVTSTYKEEIYTTNLDINKIPHHVKIQADKIAKELEKRGMHLDPEDQEKNNNDIDEEDLFGAVRQNKDKFFKNNKFKKEDNKYKNYQGKYHHVNVKDLKEKLQLVKRENEKKYPSTTNKQKQINFTVSSSIEENICANKKNKVPSKKSVNKNSEFIGINALNLEPALPKLDEKTRTEWIMFKNQTKNKALHKKDKTTEKQEFITASKEFNEKLTYKMNLNKKDANIRTIKDHSGMNQPAVDCQKNISHIAEKTKNNNANDPDENKIQAKENVLNNNMNINNNNFNIMLNNSNIRPYDGYVMNMNNYINAKNNILGPNIDYYPNVPIFPESQNQMFPYADPNICKNGRMRPIYQNINIDMMLNKFQNSVNQTTKDPNFLKLSNELCQFNVRKEEANPVGLNSFMGNILRCSTTEDCALSPFKFDCYQNLSYKNILGELPVNSVSNNYETSNNISKNMPVQNISNTLVNLPYIPMIPPNITTVTTQNNNNSNNINNNNMNNNSNINNNNNIIINNNNNNNNNNNNNNNNNMNNSGYMENSLYYNPYMRNYFSHHNNNNSLHLSSNNPYFFNLPSTNMDTNFNTNKNMNIYPMRNPHVVQNNHMNFPHMHSYMHSNINYAINNNSINLMANPNIANTNMNVPGTFPPDFLLMNAHKYVNSQPVPMPFFPQVPYPNYYASSHGMSPT; encoded by the exons atgaataaaatgaagaaaacggaaaatataaattcatCAGGCGcacataaaaatattaacgAAGAGCGGCTATCTTATGTTATGACATGCTTACTAGGAAATGAAGTGAATGTTTATATGAAGGATGGTAAAGAGATTAAAGGTTTATTTCAtgcatataatataacagGAAAAAATGATAAGAAAGAGATAGATATATCATTAAATCATACTCGTATAATACCCAAAAATGAGAATTCAAATGGTCcaataaataaatcaatGATTATTACAGATAATTTATATACTACAATTATAGgtgaaaatattaatatgaatCTAAAAGACCCTGATAATTCTATTTATTCAAAggatatatttaaaatagATGCAGATATATCTGAAcataaaaaaggaaaattaAATGGACATACAAATAATCGTGAATTAAAAAGATGGGTAGGTGATAATGATATTGGTGATGaaacaaaattaaaattagatgataaattaaatgaGCCTTGGGATCAGTTTGAACATAatagaaaattatatggAGTTACAAGTACTtataaagaagaaatatatacaaccaatttagatataaataaaattcCACATCATGTAAAAATACAAGCAGATAAAATAGCTAAAGAATTAGAAAAAAGAGGTATGCATTTAGACCCAGAAGATCaagaaaagaataataatgacATAGATGAAGAAGATTTATTTGGAGCCGTTAGGCAGAATAAagataaattttttaaaaataataaattcaaaaaagaagataataaatataaaaattatcaGGGCAAATATCACCATGTTAATGTTAAAGATTTAAAGGAAAAATTGCAACTCGTCAAAAGGGAAaacgaaaaaaaatatccaa GTACGACAAATAAACAAAAGCAAATAAATTTTACAGTATCTTCATCCattgaagaaaatatttgcgcgaataaaaaaaataaggTCCCTTCAAAAAAATCAGTGAACAAAAATTCGGAATTTATc GGTATTAACGCGTTAAATTTGGAACCGGCCCTGCCAAAACTTGATGAAAAAACACGAACGGAATGGATAATGTTTAAAAATCAGACAAAAAATAAAGCATTACATAAAAAAGACAAAACAACAGAAAAACAAGAATTTATCACGGCATCGAAAGAATTCAATGAGAAATTAACgta TAAAATgaatttaaataaaaaagatgCGAATATAAGAACAATAAAAGACCATTCAGGAATGAATCAGCCAGCTGTTGATTgtcaaaaaaatatatccCATATAGCAg AGAAGACAAAAAATAACAACGCAAATGATCCAG atgaaaataaaattcaagcaaaagaaaatgtactaaataataatatgaatataaataataacaattttaatattatgttaaataatagtaatatacGTCCATATGATGGATATGTTATgaatatgaataattatattaacgcaaaaaataatatattagGCCCTAATATTG aCTATTATCCAAATGTACCCATATTTCCTGAATCACAAAATCAAATGTTCCCATACGCAGATCCGAACATTTGTAAAAATGGAAGAATGAGACCAATATAT caaaacataaatatagatatgATGTTAAATAAATTCCAGAATTCAGTGAACCAGACAACGAAAGATCcgaattttttaaaattgtCAAACGAGTTGTGCCAATTTAACGtg AGAAAAGAAGAGGCTAATCCCGTTGGTCTTAATTCCTTCATGGGTAATATACTTAGATGTTCAACGACAGAAGATTGTGCACTTAGTCCATTTAAATTTGATTGTTATCAAAATTTaagttataaaaatatattagGAGAATTACCAGTAAATAGTGtatcaaataattatgaaacatccaataatatttcaaaaaatatgcCAGTACAGAACATTTCCAACACATTAGTAAATTTACCTTATATTCCTATGATACCCCCTAATATTACAACTGTTACAacacaaaataataataatagtaataatattaataataataatatgaataataacagcaatattaataataacaacaatattattattaataataataataataataataacaacaataataataataataataataatatgaacaattCAGGATATATGGAAAATTCATTATACTATAATCCATATATGCGTAATTATTTCTCccatcataataataacaattCTCTTCATTTAAGTTCAAATAATCCAtacttttttaatttgCCCTCAACAAATATGGATACGAATTTTAACACAAATAAAAACATGAATATATATCCTATGAGAAATCCACATGTTGTACAAAATAATCATATGAATTTTCCTCATATGCATTCTTATATGCATTCGAATATTAATTATGcaattaataataattcgATTAACCTTATGGCTAACCCAAATATCGCAAATACAAATATGAATGTTCCTGGAACTTTTCCTCCTGATTTTCTTCTAATGAATGCACACAAATATGTAAATTCACAACCAGTCCCTATGCCTTTTTTCCCACAAGTACCATATCCTAATTATTATGCTTCTTCTCACGGTATGAGCCCCAcatga
- a CDS encoding glucose-6-phosphate isomerase, with translation MNMEITNLKSYKELVALSAEEKTKDLKDYLNDKNRSESLIKKFKNFYMDLSRQRYSEKTLNKLIEYAEEVDLKKKVEKTFSGEKINMTENRSVLHTALRIPIEKINTHKIIIDNKNVLEDVHAVLKKIEKYSDDIRNGVIKTCKNTKFKNLICIGIGGSYLGTEFVYEAMKYYYYNMELNKNEKDKENNFNNDYYQDNVFNVRFLANVDPNDVNRAIQNLDQYDTLVIIISKTFTTAETMLNARSIKKWLSLKIKDDESLSKHMVAVSTNLKLTDEFGISRENVFEFWDWVGGRFSVTSSVGILPLSIAFGYKNMRKFLNGCHDMDEHFLHTNLKENIPILLALTSFYNSQFFDYKNVAILPYFQNLLKFSAHIQQLSMESNGKSVDRNNKPINYNTCQVYFGEPGTNGQHSFYQLIHQGQIIPVELIGFKYSHFPIKFDKEVVSNHDELMTNFFAQADALAIGKTYEQVEEENEKNKMSPELLTHKVFTGNRPSTLLLFDELNFYTCGLLLSLYESRIVAEGFLLNINSFDQWGVELGKVLAKEVRNYFNDTRNQKKSDNTYNFNESTKILLNYYLSK, from the coding sequence atgAATATGGAGATTACTAATTTGAAGAGCTATAAGGAACTTGTCGCATTAAGCGCtgaagaaaaaacaaaGGATCTAAAGGACTATTTGAATGATAAGAATAGATCCGAATCGTTAATAAAGAAGTTTAAGAATTTTTATATGGATTTATCTCGTCAAAGATATAGTGAAAAGACTTTAAACAAATTAATTGAATATGCTGAAGAGGTAGATTTGAAGAAGAAAGTTGAGAAAACATTTAGTGGAGAGAAAATTAATATGACTGAGAATCGTAGTGTTTTACATACAGCATTAAGAATACCAATagagaaaataaatacacataaaataataattgaTAATAAGAATGTGTTGGAAGATGTACATGCagtattaaaaaaaatagagAAATATTCAGATGATATTAGAAATGGAGTAATTAAAACTTgtaaaaatacaaaatttaaaaatttaatttgtATTGGAATTGGAGGTTCGTATTTAGGTACTGAGTTTGTATATGAAGctatgaaatattattattataacatggaattaaataagaatgagaaggataaagaaaataattttaataatgattattatCAAGATAATGTATTTAATGTAAGGTTTTTAGCTAATGTAGATCCAAATGATGTGAATAGAGCAATACAGAATTTAGATCAATATGATACTTTAGTTATTATAATATCCAAAACATTTACAACTGCTGAGACTATGTTAAATGCCAGATCAATAAAGAAATGGTTAAgtttaaaaataaaagatgaTGAAAGTTTAAGTAAACATATGGTAGCTGTAAGTACTAATTTGAAATTAACAGATGAATTTGGAATATCAAGAGAAAATGTATTTGAATTTTGGGATTGGGTAGGAGGTAGATTTTCTGTTACTAGTTCTGTTGGTATATTACCTTTATCTATAGCATTTggttataaaaatatgagAAAGTTTTTAAATGGTTGTCATGATATGGATGAACATTTTTTACATAcaaatttaaaagaaaatatacCTATCTTATTAGCATTAACTAGTTTTTATAATAGTCAATTTTttgattataaaaatgttgCTATATTACcttattttcaaaatttattaaaattttcaGCACATATTCAACAATTATCTATGGAAAGTAATGGAAAATCTGTAgatagaaataataaaccaattaattataatacTTGTCAAGTATATTTTGGTGAACCTGGTACAAATGGTCAACATAGCTTTTATCAATTAATACATCAAGGACAAATTATACCTGTTGAATTAATTGGATTTAAATATTCTCATTTCCCAATTAAATTCGACAAAGAAGTTGTAAGTAATCATGATGAATTAATGACTAACTTTTTTGCACAAGCTGATGCATTAGCTATTGGTAAAACATACGAACAAGtagaagaagaaaatgaaaaaaataaaatgtcTCCAGAATTATTAACTCATAAAGTGTTTACTGGTAATAGACCTTCAAccttattattatttgatgaATTAAATTTCTATACATGTGGtctattattatcattatatgAAAGTAGGATAGTCGCTGAAGgatttcttttaaatattaacaGCTTTGATCAATGGGGTGTAGAATTAGGTAAGGTTCTAGCAAAAGAAGtaagaaattattttaatgaTACAAGAAATCAAAAGAAATCAGATAATacttataattttaatgaatctacaaaaatattattaaattattacttgtccaaataa
- a CDS encoding hypothetical protein (conserved Plasmodium protein, unknown function) — protein MYKYLRITNYKHRNFKCVKRFKCIIDNTLNDNKLKWKTTKESYCEYILNEEEEKEIRKNHEYIISNKNINIDNTLIYECIKKYNGNNISDYYKILNSNLNNLYCNNSIVAYYYLNFVNKFMKNIKQISIVNYITNIINSKFKINIHIFISPIYERINNQELLSNFHLNKNDVREIMYFLCMHVWIYCVKLNMINNNHLKVLLWEKIWDYYRALIIQSKIPEFSFNTYLVNMQEYSLGFCVGLDDCITKELYAGHISNLLFNHVYNENENYKSSKELSNLTIYCIRMYNFICHLPEDNFVQAKFIWPDIKYDLV, from the coding sequence atgtataaatatttgCGAATTACAAATTATAAGCATAGAAACTTCAAATGTGTTAAACGCTTTAAATGTATAATTGATAATActttaaatgataataaacTAAAATGGAAAACTACAAAGGAATCGTACtgtgaatatattttaaatgaagaagaagaaaaagaaataagAAAGAATcatgaatatataatatcaaataaaaatattaatatagataatacattaatttatgaatgtattaaaaaatataatggaaataatatttctgattattataaaatattaaattcaaatttaaataatctTTATTGTAATAATAGTATAGTAGCTTATTACTATTTGAATTTTGTTAATAAgtttatgaaaaatattaaacaaatatCTATAGtaaattatattacaaatataattaattccaaatttaaaataaatatccatatttttatatccCCAATATATGAAAGAATAAACAACCAAGAGCTCCTTTCcaattttcatttaaataaaaacgATGTACGTGAAATTATGTATTTTCTATGTATGCACGTATGGATATATTGTGttaaattaaatatgataaataacAATCATTTGAAAGTATTATTATGGGAAAAGATATGGGACTATTACAGAGCATTAATTATACAATCCAAAATACCCgaattttcttttaatacATATCTAGTTAATATGCAAGAATATTCCCTAGGATTTTGTGTTGGATTAGATGATTGTATAACTAAAGAATTATATGCAGGACATATTTCCAATCTCCTTTTTAATCATGtttataatgaaaatgaaaattataaaagtTCCAAGGAATTATCAAATTTAACTATTTATTGTATACGAATGTATAACTTTATATGTCATTTACCAGAAGACAATTTCGTTCAAGCCAAATTTATATGGCCAGACATTAAATATGATCTTGTATGA